A DNA window from Vibrio tarriae contains the following coding sequences:
- the focA gene encoding formate transporter FocA, with amino-acid sequence MSAAYSKNQNCFSPTEMMAEAEKFALSKAKKTSGMILGLSVMAGAFIGLAFLFYITVTTGSASAGWGLSRLAGGVAFSMGLILIVICGGELFTSSVLSSISWANREISFGKMLSIWGKVYVGNFIGAIFLLLLVTAAGLYQLDDGQWGLNALNIAQHKLHHTTVQAFALGILCNLLVCLAIWLTFSSANAMTKAAMTIMPVAMFVSSGFEHCVANMFMVPLGIVIQNFAPDSFWQQVGVTASQYSDLNVTQFITANLIPVTLGNIVGGAVLVGLANWSIYRRPQLKAANVVTITETQALTSVKETLMKSTITVKDMMNTQPVTLSVDMTTPAAIDTLLDHHLSSAPVVDMQGRLVGVLSCHDVMVDLWCQDYLPSQDQKVVDLMTRDVIAIDINDKLVDVAEFFCIDKEQLFPTTSMGIATRFNALSLEERAKSMKVNKPHMLPVLHNGQLVGVLERNDVLEALRPIYGERVRIVKDKALARA; translated from the coding sequence ATGTCTGCAGCCTACTCTAAAAATCAAAACTGCTTTTCACCCACTGAAATGATGGCGGAAGCAGAAAAGTTCGCGCTGAGTAAAGCAAAAAAAACCAGCGGTATGATCTTAGGTCTTTCGGTCATGGCGGGCGCTTTTATCGGTTTGGCTTTTCTGTTCTACATTACCGTCACCACGGGCAGCGCTTCTGCCGGCTGGGGATTGAGCCGACTGGCGGGTGGTGTAGCGTTCAGTATGGGGCTGATTTTGATCGTCATCTGCGGTGGAGAGTTGTTCACAAGTTCTGTGCTATCTAGCATCTCATGGGCAAATCGCGAGATCAGTTTTGGAAAAATGCTCTCTATCTGGGGCAAGGTGTACGTCGGTAACTTTATCGGTGCCATTTTTCTATTGCTGTTGGTGACGGCGGCTGGCCTTTACCAGCTTGATGACGGCCAATGGGGTTTAAATGCCCTCAATATCGCGCAGCACAAACTTCATCACACCACAGTACAAGCTTTTGCCTTGGGAATTCTATGTAACCTACTGGTTTGTTTGGCTATTTGGCTGACGTTCAGTTCAGCGAATGCCATGACTAAAGCGGCCATGACCATCATGCCTGTCGCCATGTTTGTCTCTAGCGGTTTTGAGCACTGTGTGGCCAATATGTTCATGGTTCCACTAGGTATTGTCATTCAAAACTTCGCACCAGACAGTTTCTGGCAACAGGTCGGTGTGACAGCCAGCCAATACAGCGATTTGAATGTCACTCAATTTATTACGGCGAACTTAATACCCGTCACTCTCGGCAACATTGTGGGTGGTGCCGTGCTGGTTGGCCTCGCCAACTGGAGCATTTACCGCCGCCCTCAATTAAAAGCCGCCAATGTTGTCACGATTACGGAAACTCAAGCACTTACGTCAGTCAAGGAAACTCTTATGAAAAGCACAATTACAGTAAAAGATATGATGAACACTCAACCTGTTACTCTCAGCGTTGATATGACTACTCCAGCCGCGATCGACACCCTGCTCGACCATCATTTGTCCTCCGCTCCAGTTGTCGATATGCAAGGTCGCTTGGTTGGCGTACTTTCTTGCCATGATGTAATGGTGGATCTGTGGTGCCAAGACTACTTGCCAAGCCAAGACCAAAAAGTGGTAGATCTGATGACCCGCGATGTGATTGCGATTGACATCAATGACAAGCTGGTGGATGTGGCTGAGTTCTTCTGTATTGATAAAGAACAGCTATTCCCAACTACAAGCATGGGCATTGCCACTCGCTTCAACGCTCTGTCATTAGAAGAACGCGCGAAAAGTATGAAGGTAAACAAACCACATATGCTGCCTGTTCTACACAATGGTCAGTTAGTGGGAGTACTGGAGCGTAATGATGTGCTTGAAGCACTGCGCCCGATTTATGGTGAACGGGTAAGAATTGTCAAAGATAAAGCGTTGGCTCGCGCTTAG
- a CDS encoding EAL domain-containing protein → MVLTDKKQFLDCIHYDEDGEYYARYNGLTLRSVFQPIFDKQHQVVGAEALVRIFTQHHTQIRPDLFFHSEIFADDDKLNVERLSRAIHIRNFSLSPYRDTRLFLNVLPVAGEQFANCNISTTLLAHRLAELNIPHQKVVMELVEIESGDEKTLQLATQQLVASGFQIAIDDFGCKASTPERVAMLRPNIIKLDRQLLLDFMAGDCCGLLAGVKLAQKTGAHTVIEGIETAEQLAAMQKLDINMYQGYYLALPEGIAQAVKVVNSN, encoded by the coding sequence ATGGTTCTGACTGATAAAAAACAATTTCTCGACTGCATCCATTACGATGAAGATGGCGAGTATTACGCGAGATATAATGGATTAACCTTGCGCAGTGTCTTTCAACCCATTTTTGATAAGCAACATCAGGTTGTGGGCGCTGAAGCACTGGTTAGGATTTTTACACAGCATCACACACAAATCCGACCTGATCTGTTTTTTCATTCTGAGATTTTTGCTGATGATGACAAACTAAATGTTGAGCGCTTAAGCAGAGCTATTCATATCCGCAATTTCAGCCTTTCGCCTTATCGCGATACACGCTTGTTTCTTAATGTATTACCCGTTGCTGGTGAACAGTTTGCCAATTGCAACATCAGCACTACTTTACTTGCTCACAGGCTTGCCGAATTAAATATTCCTCATCAGAAAGTGGTGATGGAATTAGTTGAAATTGAATCTGGCGATGAAAAGACGCTACAACTCGCCACACAACAACTTGTTGCAAGCGGCTTTCAAATCGCGATCGATGATTTTGGTTGTAAAGCCTCCACTCCAGAACGAGTAGCGATGCTGCGTCCCAACATCATCAAGCTGGATAGACAATTACTGCTCGATTTTATGGCGGGTGATTGTTGTGGATTGCTGGCTGGAGTAAAGCTGGCACAGAAAACAGGCGCACATACGGTTATAGAGGGTATTGAAACAGCGGAACAACTCGCCGCGATGCAAAAACTCGATATCAATATGTATCAAGGTTACTACCTAGCGCTCCCAGAAGGCATTGC
- a CDS encoding LysR substrate-binding domain-containing protein, translating into MRYSLKQLAVFDAVADCGSVSQAADKLALTQSATSMSLAQLEKMLGRPLFERQGKQMALTHWGMWLRPKAKRLLQDAQQIEMGFYDQHLLSGEIRLGASQTPAEHLVPDLISIIDSDFPEIRISLGVKSTKGVIEGVLDYKYDLGIIEGRCDDNRIYQEVWCRDHLTIVASAHHPFAKRESVSLAQLEQAKWVLREQGAGTRNIFDSVIHPLIPDLDVWREYEHVPVLRTLVANGPYLTCLPYLDVERFIESGLLVALNVPELNMERTLSFIWRADMEENPLAECIKREGLRMMKGKPSIL; encoded by the coding sequence GTGCGGTATTCATTAAAGCAATTAGCGGTATTTGATGCAGTTGCCGATTGTGGCAGTGTCAGCCAGGCTGCGGATAAACTGGCGCTCACTCAATCAGCAACGAGCATGTCTTTAGCTCAGTTGGAAAAAATGCTCGGACGTCCTCTGTTTGAAAGACAAGGTAAACAGATGGCATTAACGCATTGGGGCATGTGGTTACGCCCTAAAGCAAAACGTTTACTGCAAGATGCCCAGCAGATCGAAATGGGCTTTTATGACCAACATCTTTTAAGTGGTGAGATTCGCTTAGGAGCGAGTCAAACCCCTGCGGAACACTTGGTGCCTGATCTCATCAGCATTATTGATAGTGACTTTCCTGAGATTCGCATCTCATTGGGCGTGAAAAGTACCAAGGGGGTGATCGAAGGTGTTCTCGACTATAAATACGATCTTGGCATTATCGAAGGGCGTTGTGATGACAACCGCATCTATCAAGAGGTGTGGTGTCGCGATCACTTAACCATTGTTGCTTCGGCACATCATCCATTTGCGAAACGTGAATCGGTCAGCCTCGCTCAGCTTGAACAGGCGAAATGGGTTCTGCGCGAGCAAGGCGCAGGAACTCGCAATATTTTTGATAGTGTGATCCATCCGTTAATCCCAGACTTAGATGTTTGGCGCGAATATGAACATGTTCCTGTGTTACGCACGCTGGTGGCCAACGGTCCTTATTTGACTTGCCTACCGTATTTGGATGTAGAACGCTTTATCGAAAGTGGATTACTGGTTGCGCTCAATGTACCGGAACTTAATATGGAACGTACTCTCTCTTTTATTTGGCGTGCGGATATGGAGGAGAACCCACTGGCAGAGTGCATTAAGCGTGAAGGATTACGCATGATGAAAGGGAAACCGAGCATCTTATAA
- a CDS encoding bifunctional metallophosphatase/5'-nucleotidase, with translation MPMRRKNQPASITLAHINDTHSYFEPTSLQLTLEHDADILKPFVSAGGFARIATRIAQLRDDAQRMQREFLFLHAGDCFQGTLYFSLFKGKANADMLNALKLDAMAIGNHELDMGNYPVAQFAQRIQFPLLAGNWDLSQERDSKSLRLGSNPKIYSYDALQGHARWIEKKAQGERIAIFGLSIDKMADIANPDSDTPFVNAIETAKKTIAAIYQHGINKIILLSHLGYDGDIALAEQVSGISVIVGGHSHVLQGDFSALGLGSQDEYGLKINHTYIVQAGFYALTLGHCQIDFAANGEVTRFEGRNELLLGRRMFVDASMSQEQISERYSQARDEVDNHPNVVVCKKDPVVQSLLQEKYIPQVRQLQQQIIAHADRTLRHLRIPDAEGGSEIAPLVAKAFVYALNKRGLDVQFSIHNAGGVRTSILPGSISVADVAGKLLPFAVPIGVYQVKGEVIARALEGAINNALSNGVQGTGSGSYPYCHHLRYQYLADKPIGQRITQLQIQLDGEWQAVDSEALYWGTSSAYTMKGKEGYDALLDMEGEGMVTQISMADAFIELLSDCPSLLSFDTHDACECHHH, from the coding sequence ATGCCTATGAGAAGAAAAAATCAGCCAGCGTCGATCACGCTGGCACACATTAATGACACCCATTCCTACTTTGAACCTACCTCGTTACAACTGACGCTGGAACATGATGCGGACATTTTAAAACCCTTTGTCAGTGCTGGGGGCTTTGCTCGAATTGCAACCCGTATTGCTCAATTACGCGATGATGCGCAGCGCATGCAGCGCGAATTTCTGTTTTTACATGCGGGGGACTGTTTCCAAGGAACACTCTACTTTTCGCTGTTCAAAGGTAAAGCGAATGCCGACATGCTCAATGCACTCAAGTTAGACGCGATGGCCATCGGTAATCATGAATTGGATATGGGAAATTATCCCGTTGCTCAATTCGCGCAGCGCATTCAGTTTCCTTTGCTGGCAGGCAACTGGGATTTATCACAAGAACGAGACAGCAAATCACTGCGTTTGGGGAGCAACCCTAAAATTTACAGTTATGATGCGCTTCAGGGCCATGCACGCTGGATTGAGAAAAAGGCGCAGGGTGAAAGAATTGCTATCTTTGGCCTGTCGATTGATAAGATGGCCGATATTGCCAACCCAGACAGTGATACTCCGTTTGTGAACGCCATCGAGACGGCTAAAAAGACGATTGCGGCAATCTACCAACACGGTATCAATAAGATCATTTTGCTGAGTCACTTAGGCTATGACGGTGACATTGCATTAGCGGAACAAGTGTCTGGGATCAGTGTGATTGTGGGAGGGCATAGCCATGTACTACAAGGTGATTTCTCAGCCCTTGGCCTCGGCAGTCAAGATGAATATGGCTTAAAAATCAATCACACCTATATCGTTCAAGCTGGATTTTACGCGCTTACTCTTGGCCATTGTCAGATTGATTTTGCCGCCAATGGTGAGGTGACCCGATTTGAAGGGCGGAATGAGCTACTGCTCGGGCGTCGGATGTTTGTTGATGCCAGCATGAGCCAAGAGCAGATCAGTGAGCGTTATAGCCAAGCGCGTGATGAAGTGGATAACCATCCGAATGTGGTGGTGTGTAAAAAAGATCCTGTGGTGCAAAGTCTATTGCAGGAGAAATACATCCCCCAAGTGCGTCAATTGCAACAACAAATTATCGCTCACGCGGATCGCACTTTACGCCATTTGCGCATACCGGATGCTGAAGGTGGCAGTGAGATTGCCCCTTTGGTCGCGAAAGCATTTGTGTATGCATTGAATAAGCGTGGCTTAGACGTTCAGTTTTCCATCCATAATGCGGGTGGTGTCCGTACGTCAATTTTGCCGGGTAGCATCTCGGTTGCCGATGTGGCAGGAAAGCTTTTGCCATTTGCCGTGCCGATCGGCGTTTACCAAGTGAAAGGTGAAGTGATCGCACGCGCTCTTGAAGGGGCGATCAATAACGCGCTCAGTAATGGCGTGCAAGGAACAGGCTCAGGTAGCTATCCATATTGCCATCACCTGCGTTATCAATACTTAGCGGATAAGCCCATAGGTCAACGCATTACACAACTGCAGATCCAATTAGATGGTGAGTGGCAAGCGGTGGATTCTGAAGCCTTGTACTGGGGAACCTCTTCCGCTTATACCATGAAAGGCAAAGAAGGGTATGATGCGCTGCTTGATATGGAAGGTGAGGGTATGGTGACACAGATTTCTATGGCCGATGCCTTTATTGAGCTGCTGTCGGACTGCCCGTCCTTGCTCTCTTTTGATACGCATGATGCTTGTGAATGCCACCATCATTAA
- a CDS encoding PhnA domain-containing protein produces the protein MSTEATLLERCQSQCELCAASAPLSPFVVAPHALVTVDHAVMLCDTCKGQIENPETVDMNHWRCLNDSMWSQVQPVQVLAWRQLKRISETEGWARDLLDMMYLDEETAKWAEIGMDDDAEKPRDVNGVELKKGDDVTVIKDLPVKGSSMVIKQGTAVRGIALTEDPKHIQGKVNGQTMYIIAEYCRKK, from the coding sequence ATGTCTACTGAAGCAACTTTACTTGAACGCTGTCAATCACAATGCGAGCTATGCGCGGCCTCTGCTCCTCTTTCTCCTTTTGTGGTTGCTCCGCATGCCCTCGTCACTGTCGATCATGCTGTGATGCTGTGTGACACCTGTAAAGGGCAAATCGAAAACCCAGAAACGGTGGATATGAACCATTGGCGTTGTTTGAATGACAGTATGTGGAGCCAAGTTCAACCTGTTCAGGTTCTCGCATGGCGCCAACTGAAACGTATTTCTGAAACGGAAGGCTGGGCTCGTGATCTGCTGGATATGATGTATCTCGATGAAGAGACCGCTAAGTGGGCAGAAATTGGCATGGACGATGATGCGGAAAAGCCACGCGATGTAAATGGTGTCGAGCTGAAAAAAGGTGACGATGTCACCGTCATCAAAGATCTACCAGTGAAAGGCTCAAGCATGGTCATCAAACAAGGTACTGCGGTACGCGGTATCGCGTTAACCGAAGATCCAAAGCACATTCAAGGTAAGGTGAACGGCCAAACCATGTACATCATTGCTGAGTATTGCCGTAAAAAATAA
- a CDS encoding DUF1097 domain-containing protein, with the protein MSTLFAIALTTGILSGVWGWIAVSLGLLSWAGFLGCTSYFASPKDGLKGLGQSLLTNLTGVFWAMVIIHASQWVGIEIIGYVVTALVAFIMCIQAQKSWLAYIPGTFIGCCATFAAAGNWQLVIPSLMLGGVFGYLMKASGLWLHHKLKQPRAEQTHIVSEMTSR; encoded by the coding sequence ATGAGCACTCTGTTTGCTATTGCGTTAACCACAGGAATTCTCTCTGGTGTTTGGGGATGGATTGCGGTTTCACTCGGCTTGCTCTCATGGGCTGGTTTTCTTGGCTGTACGAGCTACTTTGCGTCCCCTAAAGATGGCTTGAAAGGGCTAGGTCAGAGCTTATTAACCAACCTAACGGGTGTTTTCTGGGCAATGGTGATCATTCATGCCAGTCAATGGGTTGGCATTGAGATTATCGGTTACGTTGTGACGGCTTTAGTGGCTTTTATCATGTGTATCCAAGCGCAAAAATCCTGGTTGGCTTATATCCCAGGTACCTTTATCGGTTGCTGCGCAACCTTTGCTGCTGCGGGAAACTGGCAATTGGTGATCCCGTCTTTAATGCTCGGTGGTGTGTTTGGTTATCTGATGAAAGCCAGCGGTCTTTGGTTACATCACAAGCTCAAGCAACCTCGCGCTGAACAAACGCACATCGTGAGCGAAATGACTTCTCGCTAA
- a CDS encoding ATP-dependent endonuclease — protein sequence MHLERIEIAGFRGIRRLSLTFDEITTLIGENTWGKSSLLDALSVVLPADGTLYPFTLQDFHVDYSIADTQTQNLQIILVFAASDLHEPKAGRYRKLKPLWQTDEQGAQKIIYRISASRVKYDISTQYAFLDLEGNSLTLHHSEKLAQELMSLHPVIRLKDSRRFEKSLANGNGKNARVEKRISNTWRRLMATPGHVNKGEIRSSLSAMNSLVEHYFSFKSQSRKNPRRERDSLLYAVSPSEKSLSQIIHETKNKQTKLLLLGLLNAYLQGKGPKELRRCARPILIIEDPEGRLHPTHLARAWSFLDLLPMQKILTTNSSDLLGAVPLHSIRRLVRKSDRTIATSVSQRSLSRDELRRIGFHIRFHRSGALFARCWLLVEGETEVWLFNELAHQCGYNLAAEGVHIIEFAQSGLKSLIKVARAFGIDWHVVTDGDPAGKKYSSTVRGLLGHDQERHRLTELPDRDIEHFLYSNGFEYFFKELVKIPHDHPIPAKKVVSKVLKKHAKPDLALAIVSHCESNGTECIPVLLRWTLKRVITMANGNT from the coding sequence ATGCATTTAGAGCGAATTGAAATCGCTGGTTTCCGTGGCATCCGCCGCCTATCACTGACCTTTGATGAAATCACCACACTGATTGGAGAAAACACTTGGGGTAAATCGTCCCTGCTGGATGCCCTATCTGTGGTATTGCCGGCGGATGGCACTCTGTACCCATTCACCCTGCAAGATTTCCACGTTGATTACTCCATTGCCGATACGCAGACGCAAAATTTGCAGATCATCCTTGTTTTCGCCGCCAGCGACCTTCATGAGCCCAAGGCTGGGCGCTATCGCAAACTCAAACCGCTCTGGCAAACCGATGAACAAGGGGCGCAAAAAATCATTTATCGGATCAGCGCCTCAAGGGTCAAATATGACATCAGCACTCAATACGCTTTTCTAGATTTAGAGGGCAACTCACTCACTCTGCATCACTCAGAAAAATTGGCGCAAGAGTTGATGAGTTTACATCCAGTGATCCGCTTAAAAGATTCTCGACGTTTTGAAAAATCGCTCGCCAATGGCAACGGCAAGAATGCTCGTGTCGAGAAACGGATCAGCAATACGTGGCGACGTTTAATGGCGACGCCCGGACACGTTAATAAAGGCGAGATCCGCAGCAGTTTGAGTGCGATGAACTCTCTGGTTGAGCACTACTTTTCGTTCAAAAGTCAAAGCCGGAAAAATCCGCGCCGCGAACGCGACAGCTTACTGTATGCCGTCTCTCCGAGTGAAAAAAGCCTCAGCCAAATCATTCATGAAACCAAAAATAAGCAGACTAAGCTGCTACTTCTTGGTTTACTCAACGCGTATTTACAAGGCAAAGGGCCCAAAGAGCTGCGCCGCTGTGCTCGGCCGATTTTGATCATTGAAGATCCGGAAGGTCGTTTACACCCTACGCACCTTGCCCGAGCTTGGAGCTTTTTAGATTTGCTCCCCATGCAGAAAATTCTCACCACCAACAGCAGTGATTTACTGGGGGCAGTGCCTTTGCATTCGATTCGTCGTTTGGTGAGAAAATCCGATCGCACCATTGCGACCTCCGTTTCGCAGCGCAGTTTAAGTCGAGATGAGTTGCGCCGCATTGGTTTCCATATCCGTTTTCACCGCTCGGGAGCGCTCTTTGCTCGCTGCTGGCTGCTGGTTGAAGGTGAAACGGAAGTGTGGCTATTTAACGAGCTCGCCCATCAATGCGGATACAACTTAGCTGCAGAAGGTGTGCATATCATCGAATTTGCTCAATCAGGGCTAAAATCCTTAATCAAGGTTGCGCGGGCGTTTGGCATTGACTGGCATGTGGTGACCGATGGCGATCCTGCGGGAAAAAAATACTCGTCGACCGTGCGGGGATTATTGGGACATGATCAAGAGCGGCATCGCTTAACCGAATTGCCCGATCGAGATATTGAACACTTCCTCTACTCAAACGGATTTGAATACTTCTTCAAAGAGCTGGTTAAAATTCCTCATGACCACCCGATCCCCGCCAAAAAAGTGGTCTCTAAAGTTCTGAAAAAACACGCGAAACCGGATTTGGCTTTGGCGATCGTTTCACATTGTGAAAGCAACGGGACAGAGTGTATTCCTGTACTCCTACGCTGGACGTTAAAACGAGTCATCACAATGGCAAACGGCAATACCTAG
- a CDS encoding TerC/Alx family metal homeostasis membrane protein, translating into MSPITYLGFGLLTLTLVAIDLWQTRGGNVTIKKAAIWSLFWFLLAFVFALSLYYGWQWYAPDSSYSAEKATLSFITGYLLEKSLSVDNLFVFAIIFHQYSVPEYLRPRALLWGVIGALVLRAIMIAVGAQLLSQYHWILYVFALFLIWTGIQLARDKGEDSINPLPERLIRRCFKVTDDYQGNALITKQNGQWWVTPMFIVIGVIAFMDVMFALDSIPAIFAVTQEPFLVLAANVFALLGLRSLYFVLQGMMDKFFYLKPALAFIMVFIGVKMMLVDSAWAIPTPISLCVLLVTMSIAVIASMIRERSQSKPITGKVS; encoded by the coding sequence ATGTCCCCAATCACTTATCTTGGCTTTGGCCTACTTACCTTAACTCTTGTGGCTATCGATCTCTGGCAAACCCGTGGTGGGAATGTCACGATCAAAAAAGCGGCCATCTGGAGTCTCTTCTGGTTTCTTCTCGCGTTTGTATTTGCGCTTAGCCTTTACTACGGCTGGCAATGGTACGCTCCTGATAGTAGCTACAGTGCAGAGAAAGCCACCCTCTCTTTTATCACCGGCTATTTGCTCGAAAAATCGTTAAGTGTCGATAACTTATTCGTGTTTGCGATTATTTTTCATCAATACTCAGTGCCAGAATACTTGCGCCCTCGCGCACTGCTTTGGGGAGTAATCGGTGCGTTGGTTCTACGTGCGATCATGATTGCCGTGGGTGCGCAACTGCTCAGTCAATATCACTGGATCTTATATGTGTTTGCTCTGTTTCTTATTTGGACAGGGATCCAATTGGCGCGTGATAAAGGTGAAGATTCGATTAACCCGCTACCTGAACGTTTGATTCGTCGATGTTTTAAAGTGACTGACGATTATCAAGGTAATGCGCTCATTACCAAACAAAATGGGCAGTGGTGGGTAACCCCGATGTTTATTGTGATTGGCGTCATTGCATTTATGGATGTGATGTTTGCCCTAGATTCGATTCCTGCGATTTTTGCTGTGACCCAAGAGCCATTTTTAGTGTTGGCGGCGAACGTGTTTGCATTATTAGGATTGCGTTCTTTGTACTTTGTGCTTCAGGGGATGATGGATAAATTTTTCTATCTTAAACCGGCTTTGGCTTTCATTATGGTGTTCATCGGGGTGAAGATGATGTTAGTCGATTCAGCTTGGGCAATTCCAACGCCGATCTCACTCTGTGTATTGCTTGTCACTATGAGTATTGCGGTGATCGCTTCTATGATCCGTGAGCGCTCTCAGTCCAAACCGATCACTGGAAAAGTCTCTTAA
- a CDS encoding YceI family protein has translation MKKTLMAVGLAAVMSIPFAANAADYVIDTKGAHASINFKVNHLGYSYIKGRFNKFDGEFSYDPANIAASSVVVNVDTRSLDSNHAERDKHIRSADFIDASKYSTATFKSAEVVDKGNGQLEVKGDLTLHGQTKPIVINAEFIGAGQDPWGGQRAGFVGTTRLELKDFGIQVMGASSYVDMELHVEGVQK, from the coding sequence ATGAAAAAAACACTAATGGCAGTTGGTCTTGCTGCAGTCATGTCCATCCCATTTGCAGCTAATGCCGCTGACTATGTGATTGATACAAAAGGCGCGCATGCTTCAATCAACTTCAAAGTGAATCATTTGGGTTATAGCTACATTAAGGGACGTTTCAATAAATTTGATGGTGAGTTTTCTTACGACCCTGCCAACATTGCTGCTTCGAGTGTTGTGGTGAATGTGGATACACGCAGCCTAGATTCAAACCATGCGGAGCGTGACAAGCACATTCGCAGCGCAGATTTTATCGATGCTTCGAAATATTCGACCGCGACCTTCAAGAGCGCCGAAGTAGTTGATAAAGGCAATGGTCAGCTTGAAGTGAAAGGTGATTTGACTCTGCATGGTCAAACTAAACCCATCGTGATCAATGCTGAGTTTATCGGCGCTGGGCAAGATCCATGGGGTGGTCAGCGTGCTGGTTTTGTGGGTACTACCCGTCTTGAACTGAAAGATTTCGGCATTCAAGTTATGGGGGCTTCTAGTTATGTCGATATGGAACTGCATGTGGAAGGCGTTCAAAAATAA
- a CDS encoding cytochrome b, with translation MKNSDSQHYNLVTRSIHWISALVVIGMFAVGTWMMDLSYYSEWYRTAPHWHKSVGLLLAGLTLFRLIWKALSSSPKIEGARWEIVAAKSAHHLMYVGLFVLFVSGYLISTEDGRGIEVFNWFTVPGAGALFENQADIAGNIHFYTAWGLIILAGLHAVAALKHHFINRDNTLRKMLTGASK, from the coding sequence ATGAAAAATTCAGACAGCCAACACTATAACTTGGTCACTCGCAGTATCCATTGGATTTCTGCTTTGGTCGTTATCGGTATGTTTGCCGTTGGCACTTGGATGATGGATCTCTCTTACTACAGTGAATGGTACCGCACAGCACCACACTGGCATAAGTCGGTAGGTTTGTTACTGGCAGGTTTGACGTTATTTCGTCTGATTTGGAAAGCGCTTTCTTCATCTCCGAAAATTGAAGGCGCACGCTGGGAAATCGTAGCGGCTAAAAGTGCTCATCACTTGATGTACGTTGGATTGTTTGTTCTTTTTGTCTCTGGGTATCTCATCTCAACGGAAGATGGTCGAGGTATTGAGGTGTTCAACTGGTTTACGGTACCTGGGGCGGGGGCTCTATTTGAAAACCAAGCGGATATCGCAGGCAACATCCATTTTTATACTGCTTGGGGCTTAATCATACTGGCGGGGCTGCATGCCGTCGCCGCACTTAAACACCACTTTATTAACCGTGATAACACGTTACGTAAAATGCTGACAGGAGCATCAAAATGA